From one Lemur catta isolate mLemCat1 chromosome 5, mLemCat1.pri, whole genome shotgun sequence genomic stretch:
- the ECSCR gene encoding endothelial cell-specific chemotaxis regulator isoform X1 — protein sequence MGTVGATQLCWAILGFLLLRGHNSQPTTTQTSSSQGASSSLSLTTEPTSRNTAAPKKSPLATMGASKPVTPSSSSADGYSMFPQGPTQAQPQKHTSGLDASQNVTPDSASTSLSAREDLTILPSPTSETVLTVAAFGVISFIVILVVVVIVLVSVVSLRFKCRKSKESEDPQKPGSSGLSERLLNSPSCSTANGEKDSITLISMKNINMNNSKGGLSAEKVL from the exons ATGGGGACTGTAGGAGCCACACAGCTGTGCTGGGCGATCCTGGGCTTCCTCCTGCTCCGAG GCCACAACTCACAGCCCACAACAACCCAGACCTCTAGCTCTCAGG GAGCCTCCAGCAGTCTAAGCCTGACCACAGAGCCAACTTCTCGAAACACAG CTGCTCCAAAGAAGTCCCCACTGGCCACCATGGGAGCGAGCAAACCCGTAACACCGAGCTCAAGCTCCGCAGACGGGTACTCCATGTTCCCGCAGGGCCCCACTCAGGCCCAGCCACAGAAACACACATCAGGACTCG ACGCGTCTCAAAATGTTACTCCCGATTCAGCCAGCACGAGCCTGAGCGCAAGGGAAGACTTGACCATCTtgcccagccccacctcagaGACGGTGCTCACTGTGGCTGCATTtg GTGTTATCAGCTTCATTGTCATCCTGGTGGTTGTGGTGATCGTCCTAGTCAGTGTGGTCAGTCTAAGGTTTAAGTGTCGGAAGAGCAAGGAGTCTGAAG ATCCCCAGAAACCAGGGAGTTCCGGGCTGTCTGAAAG ACTCCTCAACTCCCCCAGCTGCTCCACAGCCAATGGAGAGAAAGACAGCATCACCCTCATCTCCATGAAGAACATCAACATGAATAACAGCAAAGGAGGCCTCTCAGCAGAGAAG gtTCTTTAA
- the ECSCR gene encoding endothelial cell-specific chemotaxis regulator isoform X3, which yields MGTVGATQLCWAILGFLLLRGHNSQPTTTQTSSSQGASSSLSLTTEPTSRNTAAPKKSPLATMGASKPVTPSSSSADGYSMFPQGPTQAQPQKHTSGLASTSLSAREDLTILPSPTSETVLTVAAFGVISFIVILVVVVIVLVSVVSLRFKCRKSKESEDPQKPGSSGLSERLLNSPSCSTANGEKDSITLISMKNINMNNSKGGLSAEKVL from the exons ATGGGGACTGTAGGAGCCACACAGCTGTGCTGGGCGATCCTGGGCTTCCTCCTGCTCCGAG GCCACAACTCACAGCCCACAACAACCCAGACCTCTAGCTCTCAGG GAGCCTCCAGCAGTCTAAGCCTGACCACAGAGCCAACTTCTCGAAACACAG CTGCTCCAAAGAAGTCCCCACTGGCCACCATGGGAGCGAGCAAACCCGTAACACCGAGCTCAAGCTCCGCAGACGGGTACTCCATGTTCCCGCAGGGCCCCACTCAGGCCCAGCCACAGAAACACACATCAGGACTCG CCAGCACGAGCCTGAGCGCAAGGGAAGACTTGACCATCTtgcccagccccacctcagaGACGGTGCTCACTGTGGCTGCATTtg GTGTTATCAGCTTCATTGTCATCCTGGTGGTTGTGGTGATCGTCCTAGTCAGTGTGGTCAGTCTAAGGTTTAAGTGTCGGAAGAGCAAGGAGTCTGAAG ATCCCCAGAAACCAGGGAGTTCCGGGCTGTCTGAAAG ACTCCTCAACTCCCCCAGCTGCTCCACAGCCAATGGAGAGAAAGACAGCATCACCCTCATCTCCATGAAGAACATCAACATGAATAACAGCAAAGGAGGCCTCTCAGCAGAGAAG gtTCTTTAA
- the ECSCR gene encoding endothelial cell-specific chemotaxis regulator isoform X2, with translation MGTVGATQLCWAILGFLLLRGHNSQPTTTQTSSSQGASSSLSLTTEPTSRNTAAPKKSPLATMGASKPVTPSSSSADGYSMFPQGPTQAQPQKHTSGLDASQNVTPDSASTSLSAREDLTILPSPTSETVLTVAAFGVISFIVILVVVVIVLVSVVSLRFKCRKSKESEDPQKPGSSGLSESCSTANGEKDSITLISMKNINMNNSKGGLSAEKVL, from the exons ATGGGGACTGTAGGAGCCACACAGCTGTGCTGGGCGATCCTGGGCTTCCTCCTGCTCCGAG GCCACAACTCACAGCCCACAACAACCCAGACCTCTAGCTCTCAGG GAGCCTCCAGCAGTCTAAGCCTGACCACAGAGCCAACTTCTCGAAACACAG CTGCTCCAAAGAAGTCCCCACTGGCCACCATGGGAGCGAGCAAACCCGTAACACCGAGCTCAAGCTCCGCAGACGGGTACTCCATGTTCCCGCAGGGCCCCACTCAGGCCCAGCCACAGAAACACACATCAGGACTCG ACGCGTCTCAAAATGTTACTCCCGATTCAGCCAGCACGAGCCTGAGCGCAAGGGAAGACTTGACCATCTtgcccagccccacctcagaGACGGTGCTCACTGTGGCTGCATTtg GTGTTATCAGCTTCATTGTCATCCTGGTGGTTGTGGTGATCGTCCTAGTCAGTGTGGTCAGTCTAAGGTTTAAGTGTCGGAAGAGCAAGGAGTCTGAAG ATCCCCAGAAACCAGGGAGTTCCGGGCTGTCTGAAAG CTGCTCCACAGCCAATGGAGAGAAAGACAGCATCACCCTCATCTCCATGAAGAACATCAACATGAATAACAGCAAAGGAGGCCTCTCAGCAGAGAAG gtTCTTTAA